The proteins below come from a single Chryseobacterium sp. MA9 genomic window:
- a CDS encoding helix-turn-helix transcriptional regulator, translated as MNLRRDVFQAIADPTRRSILMLVAAQSMTAGAIASNFDTARPTVSKHLQILTECELLRSEQNGREVIYHLNPNKMKEIADFIEPFRKMWDEKFNKLESVMKAFQNMNNKNSNE; from the coding sequence ATGAATTTAAGAAGAGATGTATTTCAGGCGATAGCAGATCCTACAAGACGATCTATATTGATGTTGGTGGCGGCACAGTCGATGACAGCAGGGGCTATAGCCTCCAATTTTGATACGGCAAGACCTACCGTTTCAAAGCATCTCCAGATCCTTACAGAATGTGAACTGCTGAGATCTGAACAAAACGGCAGAGAAGTAATCTATCACCTAAATCCCAATAAAATGAAAGAAATAGCAGATTTTATAGAGCCTTTCCGCAAAATGTGGGACGAAAAGTTCAACAAGCTGGAAAGCGTAATGAAAGCCTTCCAAAACATGAATAATAAGAATAGCAATGAGTAA
- a CDS encoding tetratricopeptide repeat protein, producing MKRYPTFLLALLFPITMYGQQNLTADELFVKARNTAFEQKDYTTSIALAKEALEKAPNYTDISVFLGRLYTWNKDLAAASPTQLWIVWVSLSIMAISAAGQSVTRHAVSAKISNWGSFSRFKRSKNSSFLIRLSSFAGIGYFFIYYFKD from the coding sequence ATGAAAAGATATCCGACCTTTTTATTAGCATTACTTTTTCCAATTACAATGTATGGCCAGCAGAATCTTACTGCTGATGAACTGTTTGTTAAAGCCCGCAATACTGCTTTTGAACAGAAAGACTATACTACATCTATAGCACTGGCCAAAGAGGCATTGGAAAAAGCTCCCAATTATACTGATATTTCCGTTTTTCTTGGAAGATTATATACCTGGAATAAAGATTTGGCTGCAGCAAGCCCCACACAGCTTTGGATAGTCTGGGTCTCACTTTCCATCATGGCAATAAGCGCTGCCGGACAGTCGGTTACCAGACATGCTGTTTCTGCAAAAATATCTAACTGGGGATCTTTTTCCAGATTTAAAAGGTCAAAAAACTCCAGTTTCCTCATTCGGCTTTCTTCATTTGCAGGAATTGGATACTTCTTCATATATTATTTCAAGGATTAG
- a CDS encoding DUF4256 domain-containing protein, with protein MKKKLTQEQINELLKTLKVRFEKNMNRHKDLKWEKIQQKLEANPEKVWSLYEMETTEGEPDVVEYNKKTDEYSFIDCSPESPKRRSLCYDYQAWDARKANKPESNIIDKAKEMGIELLTEEQYRSLQELGKFDQKTSSWIKTPSQVRELGGALFCDRRYNTVFTYHNGADSYYAARGFRGILKV; from the coding sequence ATGAAAAAGAAATTGACCCAAGAACAAATCAACGAACTTTTAAAAACACTAAAAGTCCGTTTTGAAAAAAACATGAACCGCCATAAGGACCTAAAATGGGAAAAAATCCAACAAAAACTGGAAGCTAATCCTGAAAAAGTATGGTCTTTATATGAAATGGAAACCACAGAAGGTGAACCCGACGTTGTAGAATACAATAAAAAAACAGATGAATATTCTTTCATAGACTGTTCCCCGGAAAGCCCGAAACGCAGAAGCCTTTGCTATGATTACCAGGCTTGGGATGCCCGAAAAGCCAACAAACCAGAAAGCAATATCATCGACAAAGCTAAAGAAATGGGCATTGAACTTTTAACAGAAGAACAATACCGTAGTCTTCAGGAACTTGGAAAGTTCGATCAAAAGACATCAAGCTGGATAAAAACGCCATCACAGGTAAGAGAGCTTGGAGGCGCGCTTTTCTGTGACAGACGATACAACACTGTATTCACCTATCACAATGGTGCAGATTCTTATTATGCAGCAAGAGGATTCAGAGGAATACTAAAGGTATAG
- the xth gene encoding exodeoxyribonuclease III, with product MKIATYNVNGINGRLPVLLKWLKEAAPDIVCLQELKAPQERFPLQEINKAGYEAIWNGQKSWNGVAILAKNREITEVQRSLPGDTEDVQSRYIEAIINKMVICCLYLPNGNPYPGSKFDYKLSWLKRFKRRTNQLIKLELPAILIGDFNIIPEPIDVYKPERWENDALYRTEVRKAYKDLQKKGWLDAIRSLYPDEKVYTFWDYLYKAYDRNAGMRLDHILLSPYLHSRLASGGVDSYVRGWEKSSDHAPVWIELSDEL from the coding sequence ATGAAAATAGCAACCTATAATGTCAACGGAATCAACGGCCGGCTGCCTGTTTTATTGAAATGGCTGAAAGAAGCAGCACCCGATATTGTCTGTCTTCAGGAATTGAAAGCACCTCAGGAACGTTTTCCCTTACAGGAAATTAACAAAGCAGGCTATGAGGCTATCTGGAATGGGCAAAAAAGTTGGAATGGAGTCGCTATACTGGCAAAAAACAGAGAGATTACAGAGGTGCAAAGATCTTTACCGGGTGATACGGAAGACGTTCAAAGCCGTTATATTGAAGCAATCATTAATAAAATGGTTATCTGCTGTCTTTATCTCCCGAATGGCAATCCTTATCCCGGATCTAAATTCGATTATAAATTATCCTGGCTCAAACGTTTTAAAAGGCGAACCAACCAGCTGATCAAGCTGGAACTTCCTGCCATCCTTATTGGTGATTTCAATATTATTCCAGAACCTATTGATGTATATAAGCCTGAGCGTTGGGAAAATGACGCCCTGTACAGAACAGAAGTAAGAAAAGCGTATAAGGATCTTCAGAAAAAAGGCTGGCTTGATGCTATACGAAGTCTTTATCCGGATGAAAAAGTCTATACCTTTTGGGATTACTTATATAAAGCTTACGATCGAAATGCTGGAATGAGGCTTGATCATATTTTACTAAGTCCTTATCTTCACTCACGATTAGCATCTGGTGGAGTAGACAGCTATGTACGCGGCTGGGAAAAAAGCAGCGATCACGCTCCCGTGTGGATTGAACTTTCGGATGAACTGTAA
- a CDS encoding LexA family transcriptional regulator — MSIFSNNIRFLRAKRKLSQQNVADELMISRVRYSKYENGISEPPIELLIKISKYFHVSIDLMLSVDIQKYPMDDMLKLPDNRIVLPVAVDTHGNDTIEIIPQKASMGYLEGYSDVDYIESLQRIALPFLTNGKYRAFPADGDSMPPFRNGSYIVGKYVEGINDLKQGKTYVFVTLNDGITYKRFKERRENAICVSADNSFYEPYEIPFEEVVEIWQYASGIFPEDFEPGDYESYNFKEMFRELRQDIRDLDKKVSGRRRKQS; from the coding sequence ATGTCAATTTTTTCAAATAATATACGCTTCTTAAGGGCCAAGAGAAAGCTCTCACAACAAAATGTGGCCGATGAACTGATGATTTCCAGAGTCCGGTATTCAAAATATGAGAACGGAATATCTGAACCTCCTATCGAACTTCTTATAAAAATCTCTAAATATTTTCATGTAAGCATTGATCTTATGCTGTCCGTAGATATCCAGAAGTACCCTATGGATGATATGCTGAAACTGCCGGACAACAGAATTGTTCTTCCCGTGGCGGTAGATACCCATGGAAATGATACAATAGAAATTATCCCTCAAAAAGCTTCTATGGGATATCTGGAAGGTTATAGTGATGTAGATTATATTGAGAGTCTTCAACGTATTGCTCTTCCTTTTCTTACTAACGGAAAATACAGAGCATTCCCTGCAGATGGAGATTCTATGCCTCCATTCAGAAACGGATCCTATATTGTAGGAAAATATGTGGAAGGAATCAATGATTTGAAACAGGGAAAAACCTATGTTTTTGTAACGTTGAATGACGGGATTACTTATAAACGTTTTAAGGAAAGAAGAGAAAATGCAATCTGTGTAAGCGCTGACAATTCTTTTTATGAACCTTATGAGATTCCGTTTGAAGAAGTTGTAGAAATCTGGCAGTATGCTTCAGGAATTTTTCCGGAGGATTTTGAGCCTGGTGACTATGAAAGCTATAACTTTAAAGAAATGTTCCGTGAGCTGAGACAGGATATCAGGGACCTTGATAAAAAGGTTTCTGGCCGCCGCAGAAAACAGTCTTAA
- a CDS encoding SRPBCC domain-containing protein: protein MELKTKIHAEDGKQEIFIIREFDLPVELLFKAYTEAELFEQWMGTKVTKFENKQHGSYRFETSNPQGDVVFSANGTIHDIVQNEKIIRTFQMENTPFPVQIEFLEFEKLTDTTSKITIQTIYKSVDFRDQHLKMPFAQGINMAHNRLQEILGYR, encoded by the coding sequence ATGGAACTTAAAACAAAAATCCACGCAGAAGATGGAAAACAGGAAATCTTCATCATAAGAGAATTTGATCTTCCTGTAGAACTGCTTTTCAAAGCGTACACAGAAGCTGAACTTTTTGAACAATGGATGGGAACCAAAGTGACAAAATTTGAAAATAAACAACACGGAAGTTACCGGTTTGAAACATCCAATCCACAAGGTGACGTGGTTTTCAGCGCCAATGGAACTATCCATGACATTGTTCAGAATGAGAAAATTATAAGAACTTTTCAGATGGAAAACACTCCTTTTCCGGTTCAGATTGAGTTTTTAGAATTTGAAAAATTGACAGATACCACCAGTAAAATTACCATCCAAACTATTTATAAATCTGTAGATTTCAGAGACCAACATCTGAAAATGCCATTCGCTCAGGGAATTAACATGGCACATAACCGTTTACAGGAGATATTAGGTTATAGGTAG
- a CDS encoding DoxX family protein: protein MNTPQQSQKRTKIIYWVFTLWMALGMVSTAIVQLMKSKDELLNFTNLGYPYYLMTIIGIWKILGVIAILIPKRLLLKEWAYAGFFFVMSGAVISHLIVGDTAGRTFPAVLLLVLVFISWYFRSEDRKITIID from the coding sequence ATGAACACACCACAACAATCACAAAAAAGAACAAAGATCATCTATTGGGTATTCACACTTTGGATGGCCCTGGGAATGGTTTCCACCGCAATTGTCCAGCTGATGAAAAGTAAAGATGAACTGCTCAATTTCACCAATCTGGGCTATCCTTATTACCTGATGACTATTATCGGAATATGGAAAATCCTGGGCGTTATTGCCATCCTGATTCCCAAACGTCTTCTTTTAAAGGAATGGGCCTATGCAGGATTTTTCTTTGTTATGTCAGGAGCTGTAATTTCCCATCTGATTGTGGGCGATACGGCTGGAAGAACTTTTCCGGCTGTATTATTACTGGTACTGGTTTTTATTTCCTGGTATTTCAGATCTGAAGACAGAAAAATTACTATCATTGACTAA
- a CDS encoding YdeI family protein, translating into MNPKVNFFFDKSQQWHKEFEKLRTIALSTELVEDLKWGCPCYTYEGKNIFLIHGFKEYCALLFFKGALMKDPDQILIQQSKNVQAARQVRFTDVDQINDLEDILRSYMFEAVEIEESGVKVEMKKTKEFEMAEEFQNKLDQDPALQEAFKALTPGRQRAYLLHFSSAKQSKTREARIEKCIPQIMDGIGLNDSL; encoded by the coding sequence ATGAATCCAAAAGTTAATTTTTTCTTTGATAAAAGTCAGCAGTGGCACAAGGAATTTGAAAAATTAAGAACAATTGCCCTAAGCACTGAACTTGTAGAAGATTTAAAATGGGGATGCCCGTGTTATACCTATGAAGGTAAAAATATTTTTTTAATCCATGGTTTTAAAGAATATTGTGCGCTCCTCTTCTTTAAAGGTGCTTTGATGAAAGACCCGGACCAAATCTTGATTCAGCAGTCTAAAAATGTACAGGCTGCAAGACAGGTTCGTTTTACAGATGTAGATCAAATCAATGATTTGGAAGATATTCTTCGCAGCTATATGTTTGAAGCCGTTGAAATAGAAGAATCAGGTGTTAAGGTTGAAATGAAGAAAACAAAAGAGTTTGAAATGGCTGAAGAGTTTCAGAACAAACTTGATCAGGATCCGGCATTGCAAGAAGCTTTTAAAGCACTAACTCCCGGAAGACAAAGAGCTTATCTGCTCCATTTTTCTTCTGCAAAACAGTCCAAAACACGGGAAGCCCGCATTGAAAAATGTATTCCACAAATAATGGACGGAATAGGATTAAACGATTCACTATAA
- a CDS encoding DMT family transporter, whose translation MKKSYLLLHLAVILAGFTGVFGKLITLNEGLLVWYRLLFSSIILFFILKLLRIPTDISFRGKIQISKAGLLLTLHWLLFYASIKYANISIGVVCYCLTSFFTAVFKPVIDKEKFKLSELLLSMLTIVGISLIFHFDTSYQFGIILGVFSSAFGALYTIYNTRPVSHFDTKVINYYQMIAGTLCWGAFLPVYLLFFQSDSIVPGLKNTAYLGVLSLFCTVGLYVMFAEVLKKIPAFTVNLTYNLEPVYAIIMAFLFFGESKEVNLSFYIGLVFIIASVVIQTLISLKKVKY comes from the coding sequence ATGAAAAAATCATATTTATTATTGCATCTGGCCGTAATACTGGCCGGGTTTACAGGTGTATTCGGGAAATTAATCACTCTTAACGAAGGTTTGCTGGTCTGGTACAGACTCCTCTTCTCCTCCATTATATTATTCTTTATCTTAAAGCTCTTGAGAATTCCAACTGATATTTCTTTTCGGGGGAAAATTCAGATTTCAAAAGCCGGCTTGCTGCTTACGTTACACTGGCTTCTTTTTTATGCCAGTATAAAATATGCCAATATCTCTATTGGTGTGGTATGCTATTGTCTCACAAGCTTTTTCACTGCAGTGTTCAAGCCTGTTATTGATAAAGAGAAATTCAAGCTTTCAGAATTACTTCTCAGTATGCTGACGATTGTAGGAATTAGTTTAATATTTCATTTTGATACTTCCTATCAGTTTGGGATTATTTTAGGAGTTTTTTCATCTGCATTCGGTGCTCTGTATACCATTTATAACACACGTCCGGTGAGTCATTTTGATACTAAAGTGATCAACTATTATCAGATGATTGCTGGTACTTTATGCTGGGGAGCGTTTTTGCCCGTGTATCTCCTCTTTTTTCAGTCAGATAGCATAGTTCCTGGCTTGAAAAACACGGCTTATTTGGGTGTTTTATCACTTTTTTGTACTGTTGGTTTATATGTAATGTTTGCAGAGGTTTTGAAGAAAATTCCGGCATTTACGGTCAATTTAACCTATAATCTGGAACCCGTATATGCAATCATTATGGCCTTTTTATTTTTCGGAGAAAGCAAAGAAGTAAATCTTTCGTTTTATATAGGATTGGTGTTTATTATTGCTTCTGTGGTTATACAGACATTAATTTCACTAAAAAAGGTAAAATATTAA
- a CDS encoding YdcF family protein translates to MKFLLDLLFRVLQLFTEPYFLLFLAVVIIAMLKRKGKRKNLRKGIGTAVVLIIIFIGNGFLGKLISGYLQKSYINTSELKSSASQNPVIVVLGGGIVDINNTEKLHTMSYSRIVTTYQLYYEFKKNNTPCKIVISGKGRGHTSEAELFSENLKKMGVSDSDIIKEDKSMNTYENAKYSSKIIKNLAPSSIYLVTSGFHMKRSVALFHTFGLNPVPQASDFIDTEITIFPNSYNAAFTFVMLKEVLGIWQVQLYNSLGLNK, encoded by the coding sequence ATGAAATTTTTACTTGACCTTTTATTTCGGGTTTTACAGCTTTTTACAGAACCTTATTTCTTATTATTTCTTGCGGTAGTTATCATTGCTATGCTGAAAAGAAAAGGTAAACGCAAAAATCTGAGAAAAGGAATTGGTACAGCAGTCGTTTTAATCATCATTTTTATAGGAAATGGTTTTCTGGGGAAATTAATCTCAGGATACCTGCAGAAAAGCTACATCAATACTTCTGAGTTGAAGAGTTCAGCTTCTCAGAATCCCGTTATTGTTGTACTGGGTGGTGGAATTGTAGATATTAACAATACAGAAAAGCTGCATACGATGTCTTATTCCAGAATTGTCACAACCTATCAATTGTATTATGAATTCAAGAAAAATAATACACCCTGCAAAATAGTAATTTCCGGAAAGGGAAGAGGACATACAAGTGAAGCAGAATTATTCAGTGAAAATTTAAAAAAAATGGGGGTATCAGATTCTGATATCATCAAGGAAGATAAAAGCATGAATACGTATGAAAATGCAAAGTATTCCAGTAAAATAATAAAAAATCTTGCTCCTTCCAGCATATATTTGGTTACTTCTGGGTTTCATATGAAAAGATCTGTTGCTCTGTTTCATACATTTGGATTAAATCCTGTTCCACAAGCCTCAGATTTTATAGATACTGAAATAACAATATTTCCCAACAGCTATAATGCTGCATTTACTTTTGTGATGCTTAAAGAGGTTCTGGGAATATGGCAGGTGCAGCTGTATAACAGTTTGGGATTGAATAAATAA
- a CDS encoding VOC family protein: MKPKMIWANLAVTDLERTQKFYTELGFKSNNPHSSNELVSFFMAGNELIMHFFLKNVIENNLKSMKFGDPQNSNEIIFTLSAESKNQVDEWAEEVKNAGGTIVSEPESFGENYYGFVFADPDGHKFNVFFM; encoded by the coding sequence ATGAAACCTAAAATGATCTGGGCCAATCTGGCCGTAACCGACCTTGAACGCACACAGAAATTCTATACTGAGCTGGGATTTAAGTCTAATAACCCACATAGTTCTAATGAATTGGTTAGTTTCTTTATGGCTGGAAATGAATTAATTATGCATTTTTTCTTAAAAAATGTTATAGAAAACAACCTGAAAAGCATGAAATTTGGAGATCCTCAAAATTCTAACGAAATTATATTCACCCTTTCTGCTGAAAGTAAAAACCAAGTAGATGAATGGGCTGAAGAAGTAAAAAATGCTGGAGGAACCATTGTTTCAGAGCCTGAGAGCTTTGGAGAAAATTACTACGGTTTTGTGTTTGCAGATCCTGATGGACACAAGTTTAATGTATTTTTCATGTAG
- a CDS encoding O-methyltransferase codes for MSTVLKTFVAYLKRPALYPELGRKIIKNTLSRRSPFKGKAKTNSWAASIAVSQKEAISRLFSIDTDNFRSKYADILEKANLKEKECPITMGGPGALELIYYACEFTKAQNVLETGVAYGWSSLAILLSLQKRNGTLYSSDMPYLAQDGDPYVGYIVPENLKKYWKLFRFADRESLPKIFKKVSFFDVFHYDSDKSYHGRMWAYHQIYKRLKPGAVFISDDIGDNSAYQDFCNKKNIRTSVVEYSGKYIGVFIK; via the coding sequence ATGTCAACAGTTCTCAAAACATTTGTAGCTTATCTTAAAAGACCTGCTCTTTATCCTGAACTGGGCAGAAAAATCATTAAAAATACATTAAGCAGAAGAAGTCCATTCAAAGGAAAAGCAAAAACAAATTCCTGGGCCGCATCCATAGCAGTTTCCCAAAAAGAAGCGATCTCCAGACTTTTCTCTATAGATACTGATAACTTCAGATCTAAATATGCTGATATTCTTGAAAAAGCAAACTTAAAAGAAAAAGAATGTCCTATTACAATGGGTGGTCCCGGTGCACTGGAGCTCATTTATTATGCCTGTGAATTTACCAAAGCACAAAACGTTCTTGAAACAGGAGTGGCTTATGGATGGTCTTCTTTAGCAATATTGCTTTCACTTCAAAAAAGAAACGGAACACTCTATAGCTCAGATATGCCTTACCTTGCTCAGGACGGTGATCCGTATGTAGGGTATATTGTTCCTGAAAACCTTAAAAAATATTGGAAATTATTCCGTTTTGCAGATAGAGAATCATTGCCTAAAATTTTTAAAAAAGTCTCCTTTTTTGATGTTTTCCACTATGATTCTGACAAAAGTTACCATGGAAGAATGTGGGCGTATCATCAAATTTATAAAAGATTGAAACCCGGTGCAGTCTTCATTAGTGATGACATTGGTGATAATTCTGCTTATCAGGATTTTTGTAATAAAAAAAATATTAGGACTTCTGTTGTAGAATACAGCGGAAAATATATTGGAGTTTTTATAAAATAA